The Gordonibacter urolithinfaciens genome contains a region encoding:
- a CDS encoding DUF6933 domain-containing protein encodes MQLGITIPLQRHLRLARPPYGEPEEPLFCWEAHRVALGGADVLLLANACNRFAAFACMQPGDWRDWEAVALAALRASLAASGFDEDAIGAYRFLAGAAEVTRTHGRRSVAFMNVLVDKLLALPLALDAAADPFPAELCRLANERMPCKAAGFEGLGLPVERFVADLARLGIGAQT; translated from the coding sequence GTGCAGCTGGGCATCACCATACCGTTGCAGCGGCATCTGCGGCTTGCGCGGCCGCCTTACGGCGAGCCGGAGGAGCCGCTCTTCTGCTGGGAGGCGCACCGTGTGGCGCTCGGCGGGGCCGACGTGCTGCTGCTGGCGAACGCGTGCAACCGGTTCGCGGCCTTCGCGTGCATGCAGCCGGGGGATTGGCGCGATTGGGAGGCCGTCGCGCTCGCAGCGTTGCGCGCCTCGCTTGCCGCCTCGGGGTTCGACGAGGACGCGATCGGGGCGTACCGGTTCCTCGCCGGCGCGGCCGAGGTCACGCGCACGCACGGCCGGCGTTCCGTCGCGTTCATGAACGTGCTGGTGGACAAGCTGCTGGCGCTCCCGCTCGCGCTCGACGCGGCGGCCGATCCGTTTCCGGCGGAGCTGTGCCGCCTGGCGAACGAGCGAATGCCCTGTAAGGCGGCCGGCTTCGAGGGCCTCGGCCTGCCCGTCGAGCGCTTCGTCGCCGACCTTGCGCGCTTGGGGATAGGCGCGCAGACGTAA
- a CDS encoding ThiF family adenylyltransferase, producing the protein MTATGDTATSKLELIMGRDGLARLADSTVMVLGVGGVGSNCVEALARGGVGRLVVVDHDVVQASNINRQAIAFHSTIGHKKVDVARAMVADINPAAQVEAIDEFLLAENVPAFIAAHAGGVDYVVDAIDTISAKLAIAQYADERGLRLISSMGAANKLRPECFRVADVYDTVNCPLCRIMRKEGRKRGIRSLRVLYSCEQPVDVPVREGAARRERSNLGTASYVPPIMGQMIAGEVICTLAGIGRA; encoded by the coding sequence ATGACGGCAACCGGCGACACCGCCACCTCGAAACTCGAACTGATCATGGGGCGCGACGGTCTGGCGCGGCTCGCGGATTCCACCGTCATGGTGCTCGGCGTGGGCGGCGTGGGCTCGAACTGCGTGGAAGCGCTTGCGCGCGGCGGCGTGGGCCGGCTGGTCGTGGTCGACCACGACGTGGTGCAGGCCAGCAACATCAACCGGCAGGCCATCGCGTTCCACAGCACCATCGGGCACAAGAAGGTGGACGTGGCGCGCGCGATGGTGGCCGACATCAACCCTGCGGCGCAGGTGGAGGCGATCGACGAGTTCCTGCTGGCCGAGAACGTGCCGGCGTTCATCGCCGCGCATGCCGGCGGCGTGGACTACGTGGTGGACGCCATCGACACGATATCGGCGAAGCTCGCCATCGCGCAGTACGCCGACGAGCGCGGGCTTCGCCTGATCAGCAGCATGGGCGCGGCGAACAAGCTGCGCCCCGAGTGCTTCCGCGTGGCGGACGTGTACGACACGGTGAACTGCCCGCTCTGCCGCATCATGCGCAAGGAGGGGCGCAAGCGCGGCATCCGGAGCCTGCGCGTGCTGTACTCGTGCGAGCAGCCGGTGGACGTGCCCGTGCGCGAGGGCGCCGCGCGCCGCGAGCGGTCGAACCTCGGCACGGCGTCGTACGTGCCGCCCATCATGGGCCAGATGATCGCCGGCGAGGTGATCTGCACGCTGGCTGGGATTGGGCGCGCATGA
- a CDS encoding TatD family hydrolase, whose amino-acid sequence MRYRLFDMHCHLDFDADPRALADGLAACGTVALSMTVTPAGFDRAARLLAPCPNVRVGAGLHPWWVEEGPAGEAAAERAAANAGASRYVGEVGLDFSPKHVATRGAQVAAFDRIAAACAAEGGKVLSIHAVRSAGTVLDVLERHGVLDGGACLFHWFSGTSDELQRAAKLGCFFSVGPHMLASKRGRAYAQAIPRDRLLLETDEPPEAGPAVPAGEFARRLEGALDEIARLRREDPETLAERIAHSSRDLLGL is encoded by the coding sequence ATGAGGTATCGCCTGTTCGATATGCACTGCCACCTGGACTTCGACGCCGATCCGCGCGCGCTTGCGGACGGGTTGGCGGCATGCGGGACGGTCGCGCTCTCGATGACGGTGACGCCTGCGGGCTTCGACCGGGCCGCGCGGCTGCTCGCGCCGTGCCCCAACGTGCGCGTGGGGGCGGGGCTGCATCCCTGGTGGGTGGAAGAAGGGCCGGCGGGCGAGGCGGCCGCCGAGCGCGCCGCCGCGAACGCAGGCGCGTCGCGCTACGTGGGCGAGGTGGGACTCGACTTCAGCCCCAAGCACGTGGCGACGCGCGGGGCGCAGGTGGCGGCGTTCGACCGTATCGCCGCAGCCTGCGCGGCGGAAGGCGGCAAGGTGCTCTCGATCCACGCCGTGCGCTCGGCGGGAACCGTGCTCGACGTCCTCGAGCGCCACGGCGTCCTCGACGGCGGCGCCTGCCTCTTCCACTGGTTCTCCGGCACGTCCGACGAGCTGCAGCGTGCCGCGAAGCTCGGCTGCTTCTTCTCCGTGGGCCCGCACATGCTGGCCTCGAAGCGCGGCCGCGCCTACGCGCAGGCCATCCCGCGAGACCGCTTGCTGCTGGAAACCGACGAGCCGCCCGAGGCCGGCCCGGCCGTGCCGGCGGGGGAGTTCGCCCGCCGGCTGGAAGGCGCCCTCGACGAGATCGCCCGCCTGCGCCGCGAGGATCCCGAAACCCTTGCGGAGCGCATTGCGCACTCGAGCCGCGACCTGCTCGGTCTCTAG
- a CDS encoding PH domain-containing protein yields the protein MEASLLEWTLVSECPIPQDVANVLVQGEQPIAAYKTLRDSAIFTTKRLIVRDAQGMTGKKVEIYSLPWKSVDMWSSETAGHLDLNTEMEFWTRAGHIKVNLKKGLDIHRLDNIISHCVLGL from the coding sequence ATGGAAGCAAGCTTGCTCGAATGGACGCTCGTGTCGGAATGCCCTATCCCCCAGGATGTGGCGAACGTGCTCGTGCAGGGCGAGCAGCCCATCGCCGCGTACAAGACGCTGCGGGATTCGGCCATCTTCACCACGAAGCGCTTGATCGTGCGCGACGCCCAGGGTATGACGGGCAAGAAGGTGGAAATCTACTCGCTGCCGTGGAAGTCCGTGGACATGTGGTCGTCGGAGACGGCCGGGCACCTCGACCTCAACACCGAGATGGAGTTCTGGACACGTGCGGGCCACATCAAGGTCAACCTGAAGAAGGGCCTCGATATCCATCGGCTCGACAACATCATTTCCCACTGCGTGCTGGGGCTGTAG
- a CDS encoding patatin-like phospholipase family protein, translated as MESTVRDVALIFEGGGMRNSYSAGALAVMLENGLFFDDVYGLSAGATNTIDYLSRDVRRAEASFTASLDDLSLRWWIAPFAGADGVRAALHGHALARPGYALPFDFAAFQANPARATLQAIDRDSGATAYFTRRDFPDERALMERVRASTSYPVILPPTWIGGRALYDGGIGDGAGIMLPRAEADGLRRFFVVCTRPRGFRRRTRPQRLYDVFFWRRPAMRAALDTWARRYNAELDRLARLEAEGRAYVFYANDQGVANTERDRARLQANFRRGRAQAQAELPAWERFLGR; from the coding sequence ATGGAGAGCACGGTGCGCGACGTTGCCCTCATCTTCGAGGGCGGCGGGATGCGGAACTCGTACTCGGCCGGGGCGCTTGCGGTCATGTTGGAGAACGGGCTGTTCTTCGACGACGTGTACGGGCTCTCCGCGGGGGCGACGAACACGATCGACTACCTGTCGCGCGACGTGCGGCGGGCGGAGGCGTCGTTCACCGCATCGCTCGACGACCTGTCGCTGCGCTGGTGGATAGCGCCGTTCGCGGGCGCGGACGGCGTGCGCGCGGCCCTGCACGGCCATGCGCTCGCACGTCCCGGGTACGCGCTTCCGTTCGACTTCGCAGCCTTCCAGGCGAACCCGGCGCGCGCCACGCTGCAGGCCATCGACCGCGACAGCGGCGCCACGGCTTACTTCACGCGCCGGGACTTCCCCGACGAGCGGGCGCTCATGGAGCGCGTGCGCGCCTCCACGAGCTACCCTGTCATCCTGCCTCCCACCTGGATAGGCGGACGGGCGCTGTACGATGGCGGCATCGGCGACGGCGCCGGCATCATGCTTCCGCGCGCGGAAGCCGACGGGTTGCGGCGCTTCTTCGTCGTGTGCACGCGCCCTCGCGGTTTCCGGCGCCGGACGCGCCCCCAGCGCCTCTACGACGTGTTCTTCTGGCGGCGTCCCGCCATGCGCGCGGCTCTGGACACCTGGGCGCGTCGTTACAACGCCGAGCTCGACCGCCTCGCACGTCTGGAGGCGGAGGGCCGCGCCTACGTGTTCTACGCGAACGACCAGGGCGTGGCCAACACCGAGCGCGACCGGGCGAGGCTCCAGGCGAACTTCCGGCGCGGCCGCGCGCAGGCGCAGGCGGAGCTGCCCGCCTGGGAGCGCTTCCTCGGGCGGTAG
- a CDS encoding transcriptional regulator → MELGSLPEWFTACAEVLAVCTALFLPQYRAYRDRKESLARMRRVTKGMLAALVDERQARPSADPAQLESAQELELYLRVSFFVLSEAREIALRGQVERLYRRLVGPAPDLAALRREVAAL, encoded by the coding sequence ATGGAGCTCGGGTCGCTGCCGGAGTGGTTCACGGCGTGCGCAGAGGTGCTGGCCGTGTGCACGGCGCTGTTCCTGCCGCAGTACCGGGCGTACCGCGACCGAAAGGAGAGCCTTGCGCGCATGCGGCGCGTGACGAAGGGCATGCTGGCCGCCCTCGTGGACGAGCGGCAGGCCCGCCCCTCGGCCGACCCCGCGCAGCTGGAAAGCGCCCAAGAACTCGAGCTGTACCTGCGCGTGTCGTTCTTCGTGCTGAGCGAGGCGCGCGAGATAGCGCTGCGCGGCCAGGTGGAGCGCCTGTACCGCCGCCTCGTGGGCCCGGCGCCCGACCTCGCCGCGCTCCGCCGCGAGGTCGCGGCGCTGTGA
- a CDS encoding helix-turn-helix transcriptional regulator, with protein MNEQVQAVQRMQDYLEEHVEDEVTLEDLAAVSLFSPWHSYRLFRRLTGMTPADYQRRMRLTHSAARLREEGRRVADVAFESGFGSVDGYQRAFRREFGCNPGAYAADPVPIGLFVPYGVKFDELRRAHVPAPANAARNVLVQTIEKPARRVVLKRGVSAHDYFSYGEEVGCQVWGLVTSMEQLGGEPVSLWLPPRFRPAGTSVYVQGAEMPAGFEGPVPNGFDVVDLPAATYLSFQGEPFREEDFVDAMESVQRAMDRYDPAVIGYAWDDDHPRVQYEPDPAAGYREMRAVRPLATGERPACAAPTGPAPAPSA; from the coding sequence GTGAACGAGCAGGTGCAGGCAGTGCAGCGGATGCAGGACTACCTTGAGGAGCACGTGGAGGACGAGGTGACCCTTGAGGACCTCGCTGCCGTGTCGTTGTTCTCGCCGTGGCATTCCTACCGGCTGTTCCGTCGGCTCACGGGCATGACCCCCGCCGACTACCAGCGCCGGATGCGCCTCACGCATTCGGCCGCGCGGCTGCGCGAGGAGGGCCGGCGCGTGGCCGACGTGGCCTTCGAGTCGGGGTTCGGCAGCGTGGACGGCTACCAGCGGGCGTTTCGCCGCGAGTTCGGCTGCAACCCCGGCGCCTACGCGGCCGACCCGGTCCCCATAGGCCTGTTCGTGCCTTACGGCGTGAAGTTCGACGAGCTGCGCCGCGCCCACGTGCCCGCCCCTGCGAACGCGGCGAGAAACGTGCTGGTGCAGACGATCGAGAAGCCGGCGCGCCGCGTGGTGCTGAAGCGCGGCGTGTCGGCGCACGACTACTTCTCGTACGGCGAGGAGGTGGGATGCCAGGTGTGGGGCCTTGTCACCAGCATGGAGCAGCTGGGCGGCGAGCCGGTGAGCCTGTGGCTGCCGCCGCGCTTCCGCCCCGCCGGCACGTCGGTGTACGTGCAGGGCGCGGAGATGCCCGCCGGCTTCGAGGGACCCGTGCCCAACGGCTTCGACGTGGTCGACCTGCCCGCCGCCACGTACCTCTCGTTCCAGGGCGAGCCCTTCCGCGAGGAGGACTTCGTGGACGCCATGGAGTCCGTGCAGCGCGCCATGGACCGCTACGACCCGGCCGTCATCGGCTATGCCTGGGACGACGACCACCCCCGCGTGCAGTACGAGCCCGATCCTGCGGCCGGCTACCGTGAGATGCGCGCCGTGAGGCCGCTCGCAACGGGGGAGCGGCCCGCTTGCGCCGCCCCTACCGGCCCTGCCCCTGCTCCCAGCGCTTGA
- a CDS encoding glutathione S-transferase N-terminal domain-containing protein yields MEKPILYYWAPCPTCSVLTHFAEEHGIELDKRDVEQEAPYQELLELGGNADLIPYLWDGERLVNGNDECLAYLREKYL; encoded by the coding sequence ATGGAGAAGCCGATTCTGTATTACTGGGCCCCGTGCCCCACCTGCTCCGTCCTGACCCATTTCGCCGAAGAGCACGGCATAGAGCTCGACAAGCGCGACGTGGAGCAGGAGGCCCCCTACCAGGAGCTCCTCGAGCTGGGCGGCAACGCCGACCTCATCCCCTACCTGTGGGACGGCGAGCGACTCGTCAACGGCAACGACGAGTGCCTGGCGTACCTGCGCGAGAAGTACCTTTAG
- a CDS encoding patatin family protein has product MGTLTANISDVALVIEGGGMRASYTAGAMVTLLERQLHFGRVYGISAGSSHAVNYVSRDIARTKASFVDLVRDPRFGGVGSFLRGHGYFNAPYLYEGVAEELAGTDAVMAFDFDTFAASDADVHIEGFDWDTGETVAWTKADCPTLRDMMLRVRASSTMPLFMPPTVIDGRTFMDGGLGESRGILLDAARRDGFERFFIIRSQPRGYRKKPPRPAAAALFRTAFRAHPQVAERTIERWRPYNALCDEVDRLEREGAACVFHPDEMPVSNRETDHAKLSRSYDQGYAQAQREADAWEAWLQRG; this is encoded by the coding sequence ATGGGCACCCTGACGGCCAACATATCCGACGTCGCGCTCGTCATCGAGGGCGGCGGCATGCGCGCCAGCTACACGGCGGGCGCCATGGTCACGCTGCTGGAGCGCCAGCTGCACTTCGGGCGCGTGTACGGCATCTCCGCCGGCTCGAGCCACGCGGTGAACTACGTGTCGCGCGACATCGCACGCACGAAGGCGTCGTTCGTCGATCTCGTGCGCGACCCGCGCTTCGGCGGTGTTGGCAGCTTCCTGCGCGGGCATGGCTACTTCAACGCGCCGTATCTGTACGAGGGCGTTGCCGAGGAGCTGGCGGGAACGGACGCCGTGATGGCGTTCGACTTCGACACGTTCGCAGCCAGCGACGCCGACGTGCACATCGAGGGCTTCGACTGGGACACCGGCGAGACGGTGGCCTGGACGAAGGCCGACTGCCCCACGCTTCGCGACATGATGCTGCGGGTACGGGCCAGCTCCACCATGCCCCTGTTCATGCCGCCTACGGTAATCGATGGGCGCACGTTCATGGACGGCGGCCTGGGCGAGAGCCGGGGCATCCTGCTGGACGCGGCGCGCCGCGACGGGTTCGAACGGTTCTTTATCATCCGCTCGCAGCCGCGCGGCTATCGCAAGAAGCCGCCGCGGCCGGCCGCGGCGGCGCTGTTCCGCACCGCCTTCCGGGCCCATCCGCAGGTGGCCGAGCGCACCATCGAGCGCTGGCGGCCCTACAACGCCCTCTGCGACGAGGTAGACCGCCTGGAGCGCGAGGGCGCCGCCTGCGTGTTCCACCCCGACGAGATGCCGGTATCGAACCGGGAGACGGATCACGCGAAGCTGTCCCGCTCCTACGACCAAGGCTACGCCCAGGCCCAACGCGAGGCCGACGCCTGGGAAGCGTGGCTGCAGCGCGGCTGA